The proteins below are encoded in one region of Peribacillus muralis:
- the ald gene encoding alanine dehydrogenase, giving the protein MRIGIPKEIKNNENRVAITPAGVVALVNAGHEVLIEMNAGLGSSFTNESYQEAGAVIVEDAASVWSSTDMIMKVKEPISSEYKYFRKDLILFTYLHLAAEPALAQALKESDVLAIAYETVAVNRTLPLLTPMSEVAGRMAAQIGAQFLEKNNGGKGILLSGVPGVKRGKVVVVGGGMVGTNAAKIAIGLGADVTILDLSPDRLRQLDDIFGNELTTLISNPYNIAEAVKDADLVIGAVLIPGAKAPKLVTEEMVKSMSPGSVIVDVAIDQGGIFETVDHITTHDNPTYVKHGVVHYAVANMPGAVPQTSTVALTNVTVPFALQIANKGALKAILENDALAKGVNVANGEITFEAVATDLGYNYVSVENALNPNNINA; this is encoded by the coding sequence ATGAGAATAGGAATTCCAAAAGAGATTAAAAACAATGAAAACCGTGTAGCTATCACTCCAGCAGGCGTTGTAGCATTAGTGAATGCGGGACATGAAGTATTAATCGAAATGAACGCTGGTCTAGGAAGCAGTTTTACAAATGAGTCATACCAAGAAGCTGGTGCTGTAATAGTCGAGGACGCTGCTAGTGTTTGGTCAAGTACAGACATGATCATGAAAGTAAAAGAACCTATCTCATCTGAATATAAATATTTCCGTAAAGACTTAATTCTCTTCACATATTTACATCTTGCTGCCGAGCCAGCCCTTGCACAGGCCTTAAAAGAAAGCGATGTCTTGGCCATCGCTTATGAGACGGTTGCAGTAAACCGTACACTTCCATTATTGACTCCAATGAGTGAAGTGGCAGGACGTATGGCTGCGCAAATCGGTGCTCAATTCCTCGAAAAGAATAATGGCGGCAAAGGAATCCTATTAAGTGGAGTTCCCGGAGTGAAACGCGGCAAAGTCGTTGTAGTCGGTGGAGGAATGGTTGGAACGAACGCAGCTAAGATTGCCATTGGCTTAGGCGCAGACGTTACAATTCTTGACTTAAGCCCTGATCGTCTTCGTCAGTTGGATGATATTTTCGGAAACGAACTGACTACACTTATCTCAAATCCTTATAACATCGCTGAAGCGGTCAAGGATGCTGATTTAGTCATCGGTGCTGTACTGATTCCAGGTGCCAAAGCTCCAAAGCTCGTAACTGAAGAAATGGTTAAATCAATGTCTCCAGGTTCAGTAATCGTCGATGTCGCAATCGACCAAGGCGGGATCTTTGAAACGGTTGACCACATAACAACACATGATAACCCTACTTATGTAAAACATGGAGTTGTCCATTACGCAGTGGCAAACATGCCAGGAGCGGTGCCCCAAACATCCACTGTCGCTTTAACGAACGTAACGGTTCCATTCGCGCTGCAAATCGCAAACAAAGGAGCCCTGAAAGCAATCCTTGAAAATGATGCCCTTGCAAAAGGCGTCAATGTGGCGAATGGAGAGATTACCTTCGAAGCAGTTGCAACAGACCTAGGCTACAATTACGTAAGTGTGGAAAACGCCTTAAACCCAAACAACATTAACGCTTAA
- a CDS encoding EcsC family protein, with product MNLETTEALEKELQTIEKWEKDQKGLWFWERIGRLPFKLLDKLTPSFIQNKLGIMLDEIGSYIQTGGKYLTKETNIIGKLQAKSPEMNIKDLNDVSSLPLDVMDSVSHDIKNSGSKLATVQGATTGIGGIFTLAIDIPLLLGMSIKILQDIAITYGFDPRIRQERIFIVKCLQFTTSDVVGKRAILEELSKMDLPESESNRKMASELQGWREVVYTYRDQFGWKKLLQIVPIAGMIFGAITNRSMIADMADTGIMLYRKRRILERIQETTLKN from the coding sequence ATGAACCTCGAAACAACAGAAGCGCTTGAGAAAGAACTACAAACCATTGAAAAATGGGAGAAGGATCAAAAGGGGCTTTGGTTTTGGGAAAGAATCGGACGACTTCCCTTCAAGCTATTGGATAAATTGACACCCAGCTTCATCCAGAATAAATTGGGTATCATGCTCGATGAAATCGGCAGCTACATTCAGACTGGCGGAAAATATTTAACGAAAGAGACCAATATTATCGGTAAGTTGCAAGCCAAAAGTCCTGAAATGAACATTAAGGACTTAAATGATGTTTCAAGCTTGCCGCTCGATGTCATGGATAGCGTGAGTCACGATATCAAAAACTCCGGCAGCAAATTGGCAACGGTTCAAGGCGCCACTACCGGTATAGGAGGAATTTTCACCTTAGCCATCGATATTCCCCTTCTTCTGGGCATGTCGATCAAAATCCTTCAGGATATCGCCATCACTTATGGCTTCGATCCCCGTATCCGTCAAGAACGGATTTTCATCGTCAAATGCCTCCAATTCACAACGTCTGATGTTGTTGGAAAAAGGGCCATATTAGAGGAATTGTCAAAAATGGACCTCCCTGAATCCGAGTCAAACAGGAAAATGGCCTCGGAGCTGCAAGGCTGGCGGGAAGTTGTATATACATATCGTGATCAGTTTGGCTGGAAAAAGCTTTTGCAAATCGTTCCGATTGCGGGAATGATTTTTGGCGCCATCACCAATCGCTCCATGATTGCCGATATGGCTGATACAGGTATCATGCTGTATAGGAAAAGACGGATTTTAGAACGCATTCAAGAAACGACACTTAAAAATTAA